The following are from one region of the Balaenoptera acutorostrata chromosome 18, mBalAcu1.1, whole genome shotgun sequence genome:
- the CKAP2 gene encoding cytoskeleton-associated protein 2, translated as MSTPAVPQDLQLPPSQRAQSAFREQRRQKLKEHLLKRKTFFAYKQENQILSSGRDQRVKTSEGQIQEEKKVLELKAKMADKENVGRLTGIKNNITMEKNCIPLKPSNELTNSTTAVDTPNFEDNNQTLPLLPIKDDPQSQHMTLSQAFHLKNNSKKKQMTTEKPKQDANMPKKPVLGSYRGQIVQSKINSFRKPLQVKDESSATTKKLSATVSKATKSQPVHASSVTVKSDRASHMTTATKFVSTTSQSSQLVRPSIRSHHSNNQDTMKQGISRTSASVTVRKGPREKELLQLNTVSSIIKTSSSQDIKRNKTLSRSMTSEMVARPASSSNTKLIEKSKSIDQRRHTMVKAAIDSRWTQPRETAEERKARLSEWKAGKGRVMKRPPSSVVTQPEPEAQNEKPVGSFWTTMAEEDEQRLFTEKVNKTFSECLNLINEGCPKQEVLVTLDDLVKNIPDAKKLVKYWICLARVEPLTSPIENIIAIYEKAILAGAQPIEEVRHAIVDILTMKSQEKVKFGENIEEACATKEQIQEATIDDISVNLGSEKPEIENKHPRNVVFQGCEKEQDDKTKDPTSDVKTPNTETRAGCLIKYNVSTTPYLQSVKKKMQFDETNSAFKELKFLTPVRRSRRLQEKTSKLPDMLKDHYPCVSSLEQLTELGSETDAFVCRPNAALCRLYLEADTTEEK; from the exons tggtagaGACCAGAGAGTGAAGACATCTGAAGGCCAGatccaagaagagaaaaaagttctggaacttAAGGCAAAAATG GCTGATAAAGAGAATGTCGGTAGACTTACTGGGATCAAGAATAATATAACAATGGAAAAAAACTGTATTCCTTTAAAACCTTCTAATGAATTAACCAATTCAACTACAGCAGTTGATACACCTAATTTTGAGGATAATAATCAAACTCTGCCATTGTTACCAATTAAAGATGACCCCCAAAGTCAACATATGACATTAAGCCAAGCATTTCACCttaaaaacaacagtaaaaagaaacaaatgactaCAGAAAAACCAAAGCAAGATGCTAACATGCCCAAGAAACCTGTGCTTGGATCTTATCGTGGCCAAATTGTTCAGTCTAAGATTAATTCCTTTAGAAAACCTCTACAAGTCAAAGATGAGAGTTCTGCAACAACGAAGAAACTTTCAGCTACTGTCTCTAAAGCCACAAAGTCTCAGCCTGTACACGCCAGCAGTGTAACAGTGAAAAGTGATAGAGCCTCACATATGACGACTGCCACTAAATTTGTGAGCACTACATCTCAGAGCAGTCAACTTGTGCGACCTTCTATTAGAAGTCACCACAGTAATAACCAGGACACCATGAAACAAGGCATCAGTAGGACGTCTGCCAGTGTTACAGTTCGGAAAGGGCCTCGAGAGAAAGAATTATTACAGTTAAATACAGTTTCGTCTATTATCAAAACCAGTTCTTCTCaggacataaaaagaaataagacactATCAAGAAGCATGACATCTGAAATGGTAGCCAGGCCTGCTTCGTCTTCTAATACTAAACTGATAGAAAAGTCAAAAAGCATTGACCAGCGCAGACATACCATGGTGAAAGCAGCTATTGATAGTAGATGGACTCAGCCCAGAGAAACTGCGGAGGAGAGAAA GGCTCGTCTGAGTGAGTGGAAAGCTGGCAAAGGAAGAGTAATGAAAAGGCCTCCGAGCTCAGTGGTTACCCAGCCTGAGCCTGAAGCACAAAATGAAAAACCAGTTGGGTCCTTCTGGACTACCATGGCAGAAGAAGACGAACAACGATTGTTTACTGAAAAAGTAAACAAGACATTTTCTGAATGCCTAAACCTGATTAATGAG GGATGTCCAAAACAAGAAGTATTGGTTACACTGGATGACCTGGTTAAAAATATTCCAGATGCCAAAAAACTTGTTAAATATTGGATATGCCTTGCACGTGTTGAACCACTTACGAGTCCTATTGAAAATATTATCGCAATCTATGAGAAGGCCATTCTGGCAGGAGCTCAG cctatTGAAGAGGTGCGACATGCAATTGTTGACATTCTGACAATGAAGAGTCAAGAAAAAGTTAAATTTG GAGAAAATATTGAGGAGGCTTGTGCAACCAAGGAACAAATCCAAGAAGCCACCATTGACGATATAAGTGTTAATCTGGGGTCAGAAAAACcggaaatagaaaataagcatCCTAGAAATGTGGTATTTCAAGGTTGTGAAAAAGAGCAAGATGACAAAACAAAAGATCCAACCAGTGATGTTAAAACCCCCAATACAGAAACTAGGGCGGGTTGCTTAATTAAATATAATGTGTCTACTACTCCATACTTGCAAag tGTGAAAAAGAAGATGCAGTTTGATGAAACAAATTCTGCATTTAAAGAGCTAAAGTTTCTCACACCAGTTAGACGTTCTCGACGTCTTCAAGAGAAGACTTCAAAATTGCCAGATATGTTAAAAGACCATTATCCTTGTGTGTCTTCATTGGAGCAGTTAACAGAGTTGGGAAGTGAAACTGACGCTTTTGTGTGCCGCCCCAATGCAGCCCTGTGCCGCCTGTACTTGGAGGCTGACACGACAGAAGAGAAGTGA